The following coding sequences lie in one Salmo salar chromosome ssa13, Ssal_v3.1, whole genome shotgun sequence genomic window:
- the mylk2 gene encoding myosin light chain kinase 2, skeletal/cardiac muscle, protein MGSVRCTPPVPLPTNLPVLEAKVDNLTHKLDELLSRQIGSCSICSTCSLHSGQTDATERQLVAQSRLLENFERKIGEMQRTLEALAKGLEQRNPHTCQEASPAPPIEPSPRTVYLPARTSLVTSKDEIPDQLETNRQQDKTQHTPTTPAKKETDAKKTLTRLAVAVFPSMAHTQKILTQTRTTVTKNQAVTSIEASLRTASLPVSDSLSTEKAETQNQFEMNRHQETKQQTPIAPAKNEQRDCVGERWIGENQQGVRSQPMAADSHRQSETKRGGMREVPAVAVVPSMADTPKTETRTAVTENQAAAPSSPAPAPKKQSGLAVLMPTVESSPLRQVHSCPESLQRLQSSRPRPQSVCPARGPAVGKTCSVLARDSPVAASGIQIIVVPTTAERTRPKSPTKTCHKVIDDVPPQPAPFLHRCVSLRSNPPSDTFIIHTREVLGSGRFGKVHKCTEKSSGLKLAAKIINTRTAKEKERANNEVQAMNQLSHPNILQLYEAFEAKHQLVLILEYVEGGELFDRIVDESAPLTEVDAMVFVKQICEGVSYMHQMYVLHLDLKPENILCVNRTGHQVKIIDFGLARRYRPREKLRVNFGTPEFLAPEVVNFDFVSFPTDMWTLGVVTYMLLSGLSPFLGDDESQTLNNVLSANCSFEDEAFEHISAEAKDFISHLLVKERGGRMSALQCLRHPWLNNIAEKAKGSNIVLKSQVLLKKYLAKKLWKKNYIAIAAANRFKKISSGGELTSLDTETDTVPIAT, encoded by the exons ATGGGTTCCGTGCGGTGTACGCCACCTGTCCCACTCCCCACAAACCTACCTGTCCTAGAGGCCAAAGTAGATAACTTGACTCACAAGTTGGATGAGCTCCTCTCCAGACAAATAGGTTCCTGCTCCATCTGCTCCACCTGCAGTCTGCACAGCGGCCAGACAGATGCAACAGAAAGGCAGCTTGTGGCCCAGTCCAGGCTGCTAGAGAACTTTGAGAGGAAGATCGGTGAGATGCAGAGGACCTTAGAGGCCCTGGCCAAAG GTCTGGAGCAAAGGAACCCCCATACCTGCCAGGAAGCTTCCCCAGCCCCACCCATTGAGCCATCACCTAGGACAGTATATCTGCCAGCCAGGACCTCACTAGTCACTTCTAAG GATGAGATCCCGGATCAGTTGGAGACAAACAGACAGCAGGATAAGACACAACACACTCCTACCACCCCAGCAAAGAAAG AGACAGATGCAAAGAAAACATTGACACGGCTGGCAGTAGCAGTTTTCCCATCAATGGCGCACACTCAAAAGATTTTGACTCAGACAAGGACCACAGTGACGAAGAACCAAGCGGTGACATCCATCGAGGCGTCACTTAGGACAGCATCTCTGCCCGTCAGTGATTCATTAAGCACTGAAAAG GCTGAGACCCAGAATCAGTTTGAGATGAACAGACACCAGGAAACAAAACAACAGACTCCTATCGCTCCTGCAAAGAATG AGCAAAGAGACTGTGTTGGAGAGCGGTGGATTGGAGAGAACCAGCAGGGGGTCAGAAGTCAACCAATGGCAGCAGATTCCCACAGACAGAGTGAAACTAAAAGGGGTGGGATGAGAGAGGTTCCAGCTGTAGCGGTTGTACCATCAATGGCGGACACTCCAAAGACTGAGACGAGGACCGCAGTGACGGAGAACCAAGCAGCTGCTCCATCAAGTCCCGCCCCCGCCCCAAAAAAGCAGTCTGGGTTGGCTGTCCTTATGCCAACCGTGGAGAGCTCCCCCCTCAGACAAGTGCACAGCTGTCCAGAGTCCTTGCAGAG GCTCCAGAGCTCAAGGCCCAGGCCCCAGTCTGTCTGCCCTGCCCGTGGACCTGCTGTTGGGAAGACCTGCAGTGTGTTGGCAAGGGATAGTCCAGTTGCAGCCAGTGGAATACAGATCATAGTAGTCCCTACTACAGCAGAAAGGACCCGGCCCAAGTCCCCTACCAAAACTTGCCATAAGGTCATAG atgACGTTCCCCCCCAGCCAGCTCCTTTCCTTCACCGCTGTGTGTCGTTGCGATCCAACCCCCCATCTGACACCTTCATCATCCACACcagagaggtgctggggag CGGACGCTTTGGCAAGGTGCACAAATGCACTGAAAAATCCTCTGGACTAAAGCTCGCAGCTAAGATAATCAACACACGAACTGCTAAAGAgaag GAAAGGGCAAATAACGAGGTGCAGGCAATGAACCAGCTGAGTCATCCCAACATCCTCCAGCTCTACGAGGCCTTTGAGGCCAAGCACCAGCTGGTGTTAATTCTGGAATA TGTTGAGGGCGGGGAGCTGTTTGACAGGATTGTGGATGAGAGCGCACCGTTGACCGAGGTGGACGCCATGGTGTTTGTCAAGCAGATCTGTGAAGGGGTCAGCTACATGCATCAGATGTACGTCCTCCACCTCGACCTGAAA CCGGAGAATATCCTTTGTGTGAATCGAACTGGCCATCAGGTGAAGATTATCGACTTTGGGTTGGCAAGAAG ATACAGGCCTCGGGAGAAGCTCAGAGTCAATTTTGGAACCCCTGAATTTCTGGCCCCAGAGGTGGTCAACTTTGATTTTGTGTCCTTTCCCACAGACATGTGGACCTTAGGGGTCGTCACTTATATGCT TCTAAGTGGCCTTTCACCCTTCCTGGGTGATGATGAGAGCCAGACCCTCAACAACGTCCTCTCTGCCAACTGTTCTTTTGAGGACGAGGCCTTTGAGCACATCTCAGCTGAGGCCAAGGACTTTATCTCCCACCTTCTGGtcaaggagagggg AGGGCGAATGAGTGCTTTACAGTGTCTAAGACATCCGTGGCTCAACAACATTGCAGAGAAGGCCAAGGGCAGCAATATAGTACTGAAGTCCCAGGTCCTGCTGAAGAAATACCTGGCCAAGAAACTATGGAAG AAAAACTACATTGCGATAGCAGCAGCCAACAGATTCAAGAAGATCAGCAGCGGTGGGGAACTGACCTCTCTGGATACGGAGACGGATACAGTACCTATAGCAACGTAA
- the LOC106566822 gene encoding zinc finger protein PLAGL2, giving the protein MFQQKEHLKSHLQAHDANRQVFHCQECGKQYSTQLGYRRHLLAAHAPASSATIPGELHCQEGAPALLEQLGSHTDSLPPLEVTATVRERKYSCERCDRRFYTRKDVRRHAVVHTGRRDFLCPRCAQRFGRRDHLTRHLKKSHVQEPTTTTPTPAPTTPGPVKEEPSPVQCGMGPSSKEHVEAFPIDMYSSYPLQTMSNPGMGHQHHSLMQGSLSTAMGVGLHMPGPSPHPHHHLPQQQQQPYGHMARYQHGSTSYPRTDMESFLMDLQSGLPPHLTTTSSSTSSSASPQREVLSETQGGPVAGDPHLLSRSPALSSAELSCAANMDLGPLLGFLPFSLPPYSAHMSMGGLVMGYPSTSTSTVPPSSSSPLPYQAPGGLTFLQPPQLHAPQGPGAHNHNNNQLPQGFSNPGMSTSTSLPRYYQTFQQ; this is encoded by the coding sequence ATGTTCCAACAGAAGGAGCACCTAAAGAGCCACCTGCAGGCCCACGACGCCAACAGGCAGGTGTTCCACTGCCAGGAGTGTGGCAAACAGTACAGCACTCAGTTGGGCTACCGGCGCCACCTGCTGGCCGCCCACGCCCCTGCCTCCAGCGCCACCATTCCTGGGGAGCTCCATTGCCAAGAGGGGGCACCTGCCCTGCTGGAGCAGCTAGGGAGCCACACCGACAGCCTTCCGCCACTGGAGGTCACCGCCACCGTCAGGGAGAGGAAGTATTCGTGCGAGCGCTGCGACCGGCGCTTCTACACTCGCAAGGATGTACGGCGTCACGCGGTGGTGCACACGGGCCGCCGCGACTTTCTGTGCCCGCGCTGCGCCCAGCGATTTGGTCGCAGGGACCATCTGACACGCCACCTGAAGAAGAGCCACGTCCAGGAGCCCACaaccaccacccccacaccagCCCCCACCACACCTGGGCCCGTAAAGGAGGAGCCAAGTCCGGTGCAATGCGGCATGGGACCCTCCTCCAAGGAGCATGTAGAGGCCTTCCCCATTGACATGTACAGCAGTTACCCCCTGCAGACCATGTCCAATCCAGGCATGGGCCACCAACACCACTCTCTCATGCAAGGCTCCCTGTCCACGGCCATGGGGGTGGGCCTCCACATGCCAGGCCCTTCtccccatccccaccaccacctcccccagcagcaacagcagccttATGGCCACATGGCCAGGTATCAGCATGGATCTACCTCATATCCCCGCACTGACATGGAGAGCTTCCTAATGGACCTGCAGAGCGGGCTGCCCCCACACCTGACCacaacctcctcctctacctcctcctccgcCTCCCCTCAGAGGGAAGTGCTTTCAGAAACCCAGGGGGGCCCAGTGGCTGGGGACCCCCACCTTCTGTCCAGGAGCCCCGCTCTCTCCTCAGCTGAGCTGTCGTGCGCTGCTAACATGGACCTGGGTCCTCTTCTGGGCTTCTTGCCGTTCAGCCTGCCTCCCTACAGTGCTCATATGAGTATGGGAGGTCTGGTGATGGGCTACCcgtctacctccacctccactgtGCCACCCTCTTCCTCCAGCCCCCTACCCTATCAGGCCCCAGGAGGTCTCACCTTCCTGCAGCCCCCACAACTTCACGCACCCCAGGGCCCCGGAGcccacaaccacaacaacaaccagctaccTCAGGGGTTCAGCAATCCTGGAATGAGCACTTCCACCTCCCTACCTCGCTACTACCAGACCTTTCAACAGTGA